One Anaerobacillus alkaliphilus DNA window includes the following coding sequences:
- a CDS encoding Crp/Fnr family transcriptional regulator: MNKTVKITPFFKQLSKENQDILLQNGVETFVKEGTILFYEGEEARSIYLIRSGKVRLSKMTIEHKKFFLHLKQADEIVGEFSLFNEMAVSMTAEVIENSSLIKFNREHLEALFLQNGEIAVSFIKLFARNTQSTQAKFSDLLLYGKVGALYSILIRFSNSYGITYHNDILITIKLTNQDIANFIGTSRETANRMLQDLKKSNVIAFLNGNILIKDINYLKNHLRCGKCPVEICTI, encoded by the coding sequence GTGAATAAAACTGTCAAAATTACACCGTTTTTCAAACAATTATCAAAGGAAAATCAAGACATCCTATTACAAAATGGAGTGGAAACATTTGTTAAGGAAGGAACTATTTTATTTTATGAAGGGGAAGAAGCAAGGAGTATTTACTTAATACGGTCTGGCAAGGTTAGATTAAGTAAAATGACGATTGAACATAAGAAGTTTTTTCTTCATTTAAAACAAGCTGATGAAATTGTCGGAGAATTTAGCCTATTTAACGAAATGGCTGTTAGTATGACCGCAGAGGTAATCGAAAATTCTAGCCTTATTAAATTTAACCGTGAACACTTGGAGGCTTTGTTTCTGCAAAATGGGGAAATTGCAGTTTCGTTTATTAAACTTTTTGCTCGGAATACACAATCAACTCAAGCGAAATTTTCAGATCTTCTTCTTTACGGGAAAGTTGGAGCACTCTATTCGATTTTAATTCGTTTTAGTAACTCTTATGGGATAACCTATCATAATGATATTCTAATAACTATCAAACTAACAAATCAAGATATAGCCAACTTCATCGGGACTTCTCGGGAAACAGCAAATAGAATGTTACAGGATTTAAAGAAATCCAATGTTATTGCGTTTTTAAATGGAAACATCTTAATTAAAGATATTAACTACTTAAAAAATCATTTACGCTGTGGAAAATGTCCCGTTGAAATTTGTACAATTTAA